Within the Sphingobacteriales bacterium genome, the region CTAAATTAGAAGGTCCATCGCTGCCCCAGTTTCCATTGTTTACCCCTTCATCGTAAGTGATATGGTCTTCGCCTACATAAACATTGAGTTCTGTTGTAATACCCTGATTTTGCAGCCTTGTATGCGAAGGAATAGAACCATACACCTCAGGAAACCACGCTATATTGAAAGGTTCTCCTACTTCTATGGGTACGATACCGTCTTGGTCGCCATGAAAAAATATCATCGGAATATTGGCGTTTTCTATCCACGCCGTATCACCGATAGCTCCCCAGCACGAAGCCACCGCTTTGGGGGCACTGTTGTGAGCGGCTGCCACCGTACCTGCATTGGCGGGCGGATTGAGTGCGGTATATTTAACCACCGGAAAAATGTCTTTATTTCCCAAATCGGGCATTAAAAAACCGCTGTAAGTGCTGGAAGGTCGCTCGTCATTGTCCGCATAGGCTTCGTGAAAAGCAGCAAAAGCACCGGCACTGCTGCCGCACAAAAAAACAAAATTGGGGTCTATCTGAAACAAAGTGCTGTTTTCTTTAAAAAAACGTATAACCGTACTCATATCCTGCGTAGCACGCCAAACGGCACGCTCAGGGCTGTTGGTATCAAAAGCGGGGTCAATGCCTAAACGATATTCCATAGATGCCGTCACATAGCCGCGCTGCGCAAAAGTATCAATAAAGGCTTGCATATCGTCATTTCCTTTGCCGCCCAAAGCAAAGCCGCCGGAATGGGCAAAAATAATAACAGGTCTTTTGGTGAGAGTATCGGGCTGTCCGTTGCTGTCGTAGAGTTGGGGCAGACGTACATCTACCTGCAAATCTTCATCAAAAGTAAGCCCTTCGGCAGTATAGGGCGGCAACAAGGCAGGCACATCAATGGCATAGGTAAGGTCTTGGATAAATTGTGTGCCGAAAATTTCGGTTTGATAGCGGTTTTGAGTGCAAGAAGGAGCTTGTGCACTTATCATATTGCCGCCACCTGTCAAAATATATAAAACATAAATGATTATAATAAAATATCGCATAGAGAAAATGAAAATTTTGTGGTAAAATCAGGTAAATATAAGCGATTTTTATTGCAAATATTAGCAGATTTTATCATTAGGATTTTTTTTGAAAAAAAATCAGAAATACAGAAATTTTTAAAAAAAAAATAGATATATATAAAATAATATTTTTCTATCTTTATCATAGTAAAGCCAATGCTATGCAAAGTTTACAGATTTTTCCATTGTACTATAAAGATGAAGGCAAAAAGATAGGCATAAAATCCTATCCAAATCCTTCTACTAAGGCATCATTGGCAAAATGTGAAATGTGGCACCCTCAAATACAGCAAAACATACCGCACTTGGTATTTGCCTTACGAAAAATGTGTTTTTGACCTGCTCAAAGAAAATTTTACTGACCTCCAAATTATTGCAGACAACGCACCCACTCGGACTGAGCCGAAAGTTCATAAAACCGATAT harbors:
- a CDS encoding alpha/beta hydrolase produces the protein MRYFIIIIYVLYILTGGGNMISAQAPSCTQNRYQTEIFGTQFIQDLTYAIDVPALLPPYTAEGLTFDEDLQVDVRLPQLYDSNGQPDTLTKRPVIIFAHSGGFALGGKGNDDMQAFIDTFAQRGYVTASMEYRLGIDPAFDTNSPERAVWRATQDMSTVIRFFKENSTLFQIDPNFVFLCGSSAGAFAAFHEAYADNDERPSSTYSGFLMPDLGNKDIFPVVKYTALNPPANAGTVAAAHNSAPKAVASCWGAIGDTAWIENANIPMIFFHGDQDGIVPIEVGEPFNIAWFPEVYGSIPSHTRLQNQGITTELNVYVGEDHITYDEGVNNGNWGSDGPSNLENWLEIVAKISDFFYARMQPTAPIFVGNTAPNAAEAEIYTISNPTADTQYCWAAEGGTIVAMHPQGWWVQILWENTGAGSVSARTISEQQAESNWTTITVWIDCAITLSVSTLYADNDTILQQSQNSIVANNIVLNGAMVEYKAGEKIDLIAGFRADAGADFWAHIAACQITPAAQVVADNTPQLLPLEPTAKTTAPATSASPALWSLAPNPASDVLYISGICRSNERLHITLTDLYGRTLEQIYHATATARRKYAAAFANCPFARRLVSNSYYRRKQHCRTRISELGENVNILYQINI